A single region of the Brienomyrus brachyistius isolate T26 chromosome 10, BBRACH_0.4, whole genome shotgun sequence genome encodes:
- the LOC125751087 gene encoding AMME syndrome candidate gene 1 protein-like — MGRKRCVGADCSKMAAGCCGVKKPKLSGSPGSGGPGSAGSGMPGTGHCGSDLGIGSSSAVQAGNVSRPNGLGGPGSSCGGGSVNSMSPTPGSYGANGLSSNLSPGLGGGRRMVVSAEMCCFCFDVLYCHLYGYQPPRTPRFTNDPYPLFVTWKTGRDKRLRGCIGTFSAMNLHSGLREYTLTSALKDSRFPPMTRDELPRLFCSVSLLTNFEDVGDYLDWEVGVHGIRIEFISEKGSKRTATYLPEVAKEQGWDHIQTIDSLLRKGGYKATITNDFRKTIKLTRYHSEKMTMSYAEYIAHRQHQHYQNGMGHPLPIYNHYS, encoded by the exons ATGGGTAGGAAGCGGTGTGTCGGTGCCGATTGCTCCAAGATGGCGGCCGGGTGCTGCGGGGTGAAGAAGCCGAAGCTGTCGGGATCCCCCGGGTCTGGGGGTCCCGGCAGCGCGGGGAGCGGGATGCCCGGGACAGGACACTGCGGATCGGACCTGGGGATCGGCTCCTCCTCCGCCGTGCAGGCGGGGAATGTGAGCCGGCCGAACGGCCTGGGGGGTCCCGGGAGCAGCTGCGGCGGCGGCAGCGTCAACTCGATGTCCCCAACTCCGGGGAGCTACGGCGCAAACGGCCTCTCCTCGAATCTAAGCCCCGGACTCGGCGGGGGACGCAGGATGGTGGTCTCGGCGGAGATGTGCTGCTTCTGCTTCGACGTGCTTTATTGCCATCTGTACGGATACCAGCCACCCCGGACACCCAGGTTTACAAACGACCCGTA TCCTCTATTTGTTACGTGGAAAACAGGACGGGACAAGCGACTGAGGGGCTGTATAGGTACCTTTTCTGCCATGAACCTGCACTCAGGACTCAGGGAGTACACCCTCACCAG TGCCCTTAAAGACAGCCGCTTTCCCCCCATGACGCGGGACGAGCTGCCGCGGCTCTTCTGCTCCGTGTCTTTGCTCACCAACTTCGAGGACGTTGGTGATTACCTAGACTGGGAG GTGGGTGTACATGGCATCAGAATAGAGTTTATTAGCGAAAAAGGATCAAAGCGGACCGCCACTTACCTTCCGGAGGTTGCGAAGGAGCAAG gTTGGGACCATATACAAACCATAGATTCCTTACTTCGCAAAGGGGGCTATAAAGCCACCATCACAAATGACTTCAGGAAGACCATTAAACTGACCAG GTATCACAGCGAAAAGATGACAATGAGCTACGCGGAATACATCGCCCATCGTCAGCACCAACACTACCAAAACGGCATGGGGCACCCCCTCCCTATCTACAACCATTATTCCTGA